The genomic stretch ACCTGCCGCTGTACAAGTACCTCGGCGGCCCGAACGCCCACGTGCTTCCGGTTCCGCTGATGAATATCCTCAACGGTGGCTCGCACGCCGACTCGGATGTTGACATCCAGGAATTCATGATCGCCCCGATCGGCGCATCGACCTTCTCCGAGGGCCTGCGCTGGGGAGTTGAGGTTTACCACAATCTCAAGTCCGTGCTGAAGGAAAAGGGCCTGTCCACGGGTCTTGGCGACGAGGGCGGCTTCGCTCCGAACCTGCCATCCAACCGCGCGGCACTGGAACTGATCACCGAGGCCATCATTCGCGCCGGCTACACCCCGGGCGAAGACATTGCCATGGCACTTGACGTTGCCTCCTCGGAATTCTTCGACAATGGAACCTACCAGTTCGAAGGCAAGTCGATCACCGCCCAGGAAATGAGCGACTACTACGCTCAGCTGGTCACCGACTTCCCGTTGGTATCCATCGAGGATCCCCTGGACGAAGACGACTGGGACGGTTGGAAGACCCTCACCGACGCCATCGGCGACAAGGTCCAGCTGGTTGGCGATGACCTGTTCGTCACCAACCCGGAGCGTCTGGCCCGCGGCATCGAGACGGCCACCGCCAACTCCTTGCTGGTGAAGGTGAACCAGATCGGTACGTTGACCGAGACCTTGGACGCGGTGTCCATGGCTCAGCGCGCCGGCTACACCACCATCACCTCGCACCGTTCGGGCGAGACCGAGGACACCACG from Paeniglutamicibacter sp. Y32M11 encodes the following:
- the eno gene encoding phosphopyruvate hydratase — its product is MALIEAIHAREILDSRGNPTVEVEVLLTDGSMGRAAVPSGASTGAFEAAERRDEDPKRYQGKGVLGAVAAVIEDIAGAVEGLDATDQRAIDAVMLDLDGTANKAKLGANAILGVSLAVANAAAESANLPLYKYLGGPNAHVLPVPLMNILNGGSHADSDVDIQEFMIAPIGASTFSEGLRWGVEVYHNLKSVLKEKGLSTGLGDEGGFAPNLPSNRAALELITEAIIRAGYTPGEDIAMALDVASSEFFDNGTYQFEGKSITAQEMSDYYAQLVTDFPLVSIEDPLDEDDWDGWKTLTDAIGDKVQLVGDDLFVTNPERLARGIETATANSLLVKVNQIGTLTETLDAVSMAQRAGYTTITSHRSGETEDTTIADICVATNAGQIKTGAPARSERVAKYNQLLRIEEELGDAAVYAGAGAFPRFGA